In the genome of Bacteroidales bacterium, one region contains:
- a CDS encoding glycosyltransferase family 4 protein gives MKIAVNTRLLIENKLDGIGWFTYETLKRITKSHPEHEFFFLFDRKYSDKFIFSDNVTPIVINPPARHPVLWYFWFEFSVKKILKKIKADLFISPDGYLSLSSTVRQISVIHDINFVHRPQDLPFLTRKYYNYFFPKFAKKAYKIATVSEYSKQDIIRQYNIPNNKIKVVYNGCNEMYAPVSEDIKQKTKQKYSDGKNYFIFIGTLHPRKNIARLFKAFEKFKSETDSDFKLVIVGTKMFMTKDIEQAFADSNFKNDIIFTGRLSPEELHNVLASAFAMTFVSLFEGFGIPLIEAMNCNVPIISSNTTSLPEVAGSSAIFVNPFKVDEIKDAMKKITENEDLRNNLVDKGRKRKEVFSWDKAAEKLWEVIIESTKSK, from the coding sequence ATGAAAATTGCCGTTAATACGCGTTTGCTTATTGAAAATAAATTAGACGGAATTGGTTGGTTTACATACGAAACTCTGAAAAGAATTACAAAAAGCCATCCTGAACATGAGTTCTTTTTTCTTTTTGACCGAAAATATTCCGATAAGTTCATTTTTTCCGACAATGTTACTCCCATTGTTATAAATCCGCCTGCACGTCATCCGGTTTTGTGGTATTTCTGGTTTGAGTTTTCAGTTAAAAAAATATTAAAAAAAATAAAAGCTGATTTATTTATTTCTCCCGACGGATATCTTTCATTATCTTCAACTGTCAGGCAAATCTCTGTCATTCATGACATTAACTTTGTGCATCGTCCGCAGGATTTACCTTTTTTAACTCGAAAATATTACAATTATTTTTTTCCGAAATTTGCAAAAAAAGCATATAAAATAGCAACGGTTTCTGAATATTCAAAACAAGATATTATCCGGCAATATAACATTCCGAACAATAAGATTAAAGTTGTTTATAATGGGTGCAACGAAATGTATGCTCCTGTTTCGGAAGATATAAAGCAAAAAACAAAGCAAAAATATTCCGACGGAAAAAATTATTTTATATTCATCGGAACTTTGCATCCCAGAAAAAATATTGCACGATTATTTAAGGCTTTCGAAAAATTTAAAAGTGAAACAGATTCAGATTTTAAACTTGTAATAGTCGGGACAAAAATGTTTATGACTAAAGATATTGAACAGGCTTTTGCTGATTCAAACTTTAAAAATGATATAATTTTTACCGGAAGGTTAAGCCCCGAAGAACTGCATAATGTTCTGGCAAGTGCTTTTGCAATGACCTTCGTATCTTTGTTTGAAGGTTTCGGCATTCCGCTTATTGAGGCAATGAATTGCAATGTACCCATAATTAGCTCAAACACAACATCTTTACCGGAGGTTGCGGGAAGTTCCGCAATATTTGTAAACCCTTTTAAAGTTGATGAAATTAAAGACGCAATGAAAAAAATAACCGAAAATGAAGATTTGCGAAATAATTTAGTTGATAAAGGCAGAAAAAGAAAAGAGGTGTTCAGTTGGGACAAAGCGGCTGAGAAACTTTGGGAAGTAATAATTGAAAGCACAAAGTCAAAATGA
- a CDS encoding oligosaccharide flippase family protein, translating to MRKKFIINLIFLVSLNLLIKPFWIFGIDMTVQNTVGASEYGFYFALFNFSLLLNIFLDLGITNFNNRNIAQHNQLLSKHFSNIVGLKFLLGLLYVFLILGGAFFIGYNERQIKFLFILAGNQFLLSLILYMRSNISGLHLFKTDSILSVLDRLLMILIVGYLLLYKREIFKVDWLIYAQSASYIITAIVAFLIVRAKSIGLKLYFNVQFFRAILRKSYPYALLVLLMTSYTRIDSVMLERLLEDGDTQTGIYAHGFRILDAASQYALLFATLLLPMFAKMLVKKENITRLVKISFLLLVIPALIIAINLFFYKNDIVYVLYNEHIKESGKVFGILILGFIPIAVSYIFGTLLTANGNLKELNIMAGIGVILNLLLNFLLIPKMEAYGAALASLITQALTATMQVYIAHKVFGFKPGYKIILSIIAFTAWIILTAYISNEYIISRPIALATTLVIGILSAFTFKLIDLKTLYKIIKYDKT from the coding sequence TTGAGAAAAAAGTTCATAATAAACCTTATTTTTTTAGTTTCCTTAAATCTTCTGATTAAACCTTTTTGGATTTTCGGGATTGATATGACGGTTCAAAATACAGTCGGAGCTTCAGAATATGGTTTTTATTTTGCTCTTTTTAATTTTTCACTTCTTTTAAATATTTTTCTCGATCTCGGAATTACGAATTTTAATAATCGAAATATTGCTCAACATAATCAACTTCTGAGCAAGCATTTTTCGAACATTGTTGGGCTGAAGTTTTTATTAGGACTACTTTATGTTTTTTTAATATTAGGCGGAGCATTTTTTATCGGTTATAACGAAAGACAAATAAAGTTTTTGTTTATTCTTGCAGGAAATCAATTTCTTCTTTCTCTTATTTTATATATGCGTTCAAATATTTCGGGTTTGCATCTCTTCAAAACCGACAGTATTCTTTCTGTTCTCGACAGATTATTAATGATTCTAATAGTAGGTTACCTGTTATTATATAAAAGAGAGATTTTTAAAGTAGATTGGTTAATTTATGCACAATCTGCATCATATATTATTACTGCAATAGTTGCATTTTTAATAGTAAGGGCAAAATCAATCGGCTTAAAACTTTATTTTAACGTTCAGTTTTTTAGAGCTATTCTCAGAAAAAGTTATCCTTATGCTCTTTTGGTACTATTAATGACTTCTTACACAAGAATAGATTCTGTTATGCTTGAACGCTTGCTGGAAGACGGTGATACCCAGACTGGTATATATGCTCACGGATTCAGGATTTTGGATGCTGCATCACAATATGCTCTGTTATTCGCAACCCTGCTGCTGCCTATGTTTGCAAAAATGTTAGTAAAAAAAGAAAATATTACTCGATTAGTTAAAATCTCATTTTTACTATTAGTTATTCCCGCTTTAATAATTGCAATAAATCTTTTCTTTTATAAAAATGACATTGTTTATGTTTTATATAATGAACACATTAAGGAGTCGGGAAAAGTTTTCGGAATATTAATTCTCGGGTTTATTCCTATTGCTGTATCATATATTTTCGGTACATTATTAACTGCAAACGGAAATTTAAAAGAATTAAATATTATGGCAGGAATAGGCGTAATTCTAAATTTGCTTTTAAACTTTCTTCTTATTCCGAAAATGGAAGCTTACGGTGCAGCACTCGCAAGTCTTATAACACAAGCCCTGACGGCAACAATGCAAGTTTATATTGCCCATAAAGTTTTCGGTTTTAAACCCGGATATAAAATAATTCTCTCAATAATTGCTTTTACGGCTTGGATTATTTTAACTGCATATATTTCTAATGAATATATTATAAGTCGTCCGATTGCACTTGCAACAACCCTGGTAATAGGTATTTTAAGTGCTTTCACTTTCAAGTTGATTGATTTAAAAACTTTATATAAAATTATTAAATACGATAAAACATAA
- a CDS encoding class I SAM-dependent methyltransferase gives MIKLKVEKFKFFIKYIRYRLFSKHRKGYGVHSPFLYHFVREILYGKKYFYAFETIAELRYDLLGCREEVTVKDFGAGSKVMKTNIRKIKDIAKHSAISEKFGEMLFKIIEHYKPHTIVELGTSLGLGTLYLATPNSKAKVYTIEGCPETAKRALQNFKELKVKNISQITGNINEELPMLLKDIEKLDFVYFDGNHQKNATLSYFNKCLKKAHNDSIFYFDDIHWSQGMEDAWKEIKANETVTLTVDLFFSGIIFFRKELSKENFVVKF, from the coding sequence ATGATTAAGCTAAAAGTGGAAAAATTTAAGTTTTTTATAAAGTATATTAGGTATAGGCTGTTTTCAAAGCATCGAAAAGGTTACGGTGTGCATTCACCTTTTTTATATCATTTTGTTCGAGAAATTTTGTACGGAAAAAAGTATTTTTATGCTTTTGAAACTATTGCCGAATTACGTTATGATTTACTAGGCTGCCGGGAAGAAGTTACGGTTAAAGATTTCGGAGCAGGTTCAAAAGTAATGAAAACCAATATTCGAAAAATAAAGGATATTGCAAAGCATTCAGCAATAAGTGAGAAGTTCGGTGAAATGCTTTTCAAAATAATTGAACATTACAAACCTCATACAATTGTAGAGCTCGGAACATCTTTAGGCTTGGGAACTCTATATCTTGCAACACCGAACAGCAAGGCAAAAGTTTATACAATTGAAGGCTGCCCCGAAACAGCAAAAAGAGCATTGCAAAACTTCAAAGAACTTAAAGTTAAGAATATCAGCCAAATAACAGGAAATATAAATGAAGAACTTCCTATGCTATTGAAAGATATTGAGAAATTAGATTTTGTATATTTCGACGGTAATCATCAAAAAAATGCAACATTAAGTTATTTCAATAAATGTTTAAAAAAAGCACATAATGATTCAATTTTTTATTTTGATGATATTCATTGGTCGCAAGGCATGGAAGATGCATGGAAAGAAATTAAAGCAAATGAAACCGTAACTCTAACAGTTGATTTGTTTTTTTCGGGTATTATTTTTTTCAGGAAAGAGTTATCTAAAGAAAACTTTGTTGTGAAGTTTTAA
- a CDS encoding YraN family protein, giving the protein MAEHNILGNKGEDAAVDFLANKGYKIKARNWRFGKLEIDIIAEHNNEIIFIEVKSRSGTYFEQPFQAVTKKKQKFIIKAANEYIEKFEIDFEARFDIISIVEENGKFKIDHIEDAFYPLV; this is encoded by the coding sequence ATGGCAGAACATAACATACTGGGGAATAAAGGCGAAGATGCAGCAGTTGATTTTCTTGCAAACAAAGGCTATAAGATAAAGGCAAGAAATTGGCGGTTCGGCAAATTAGAGATTGATATTATTGCAGAACACAATAACGAGATTATTTTTATTGAAGTGAAAAGCCGTAGCGGAACATACTTTGAGCAACCTTTTCAAGCAGTTACTAAAAAGAAGCAAAAATTTATTATTAAAGCTGCAAATGAATATATTGAAAAATTTGAAATTGATTTTGAAGCTCGTTTTGATATTATTTCAATAGTTGAAGAAAACGGTAAATTTAAAATCGACCATATTGAAGATGCATTTTATCCGTTGGTTTAA
- a CDS encoding helix-turn-helix domain-containing protein, with product MSDLVRNKLLLPNNIFIKNMVCNHCILVVRQIFKSAGIEDVNVQLGKVEVEHDIPDNVFRQIEANLNKVGFKIMSSQVMQMVEQIKNLSVNYVYLNRTDRQKINFSTFLTSKMNKDYNHLSTLFYSIENTTIEHYLINLKIERVKELLIYGEMVLSEIACEMGYSSEAHLSVQFKKNTGFTLSSFKLKFHLQKT from the coding sequence ATGAGCGATCTTGTCAGAAATAAATTATTGCTGCCAAACAACATCTTTATCAAAAACATGGTATGCAATCATTGCATATTGGTGGTCAGACAAATTTTCAAAAGTGCCGGGATTGAAGACGTAAATGTACAACTCGGGAAAGTAGAAGTAGAGCACGATATTCCTGACAATGTATTCCGGCAAATTGAGGCGAATCTGAATAAAGTTGGTTTCAAAATTATGAGTAGTCAGGTTATGCAGATGGTTGAACAAATTAAAAACTTATCTGTAAATTATGTATATTTGAACCGGACCGATAGGCAAAAAATTAACTTTTCAACTTTCCTTACATCAAAAATGAATAAGGATTACAACCACTTAAGCACCCTTTTTTATTCAATCGAAAACACAACTATTGAGCATTATTTAATCAACCTTAAAATTGAACGTGTAAAAGAGCTGCTTATTTACGGAGAAATGGTTCTGAGCGAAATTGCCTGCGAAATGGGATACAGTAGCGAAGCACATCTTTCCGTACAGTTCAAAAAAAATACCGGCTTTACACTTTCCTCTTTTAAACTTAAATTTCACCTGCAAAAAACATAA
- a CDS encoding L-serine ammonia-lyase, which translates to MESIKKLYNIGNGPSSSHTMGPKKAAEIFAKRNKDAASFKVFLYGSLALTGKGHMTDYIIEKTLSKPTEIIWKFKEQLPIHPNGMIFEAYDKSGKKTDVWEVYSVGGGAIADKSSEAAEENIYPHTTMADIIKHLEAEGGTLWEYVMKVEGDKFTEYLKKVWKTMKSAIKRGLEADGTLPGVLKLHRKAPSYYVKAKMQNKFAEDDTFLFAYALAVSEENAAGGEVVTAPTCGSSGILPSVLYLFYKKHNFSETRIIKALAVAGLIGNLIKENASVSGADVGCQGEVGTACAMAAGACAQLLGGTTYQIEYAASSGLEHHLGLTCDPIAGLVQVPCIERNAFGAQRAFDSALYAIHSDGRHLVPFDNVVEVMEQTGHDLPSLYKETSLGGLATIGLHGRDPKTNQPYDKQT; encoded by the coding sequence ATGGAATCAATAAAAAAACTATATAATATCGGAAACGGACCTTCAAGCAGCCATACAATGGGACCGAAAAAGGCAGCTGAAATATTTGCAAAAAGAAATAAAGATGCCGCTTCTTTTAAAGTTTTCCTTTACGGGAGTTTAGCTTTAACAGGAAAAGGACACATGACAGACTATATTATTGAAAAAACATTATCGAAACCGACCGAGATTATTTGGAAATTTAAAGAACAATTACCGATTCATCCTAACGGAATGATATTCGAGGCATATGATAAATCCGGCAAAAAAACAGACGTGTGGGAAGTGTACAGTGTCGGCGGAGGAGCAATTGCCGATAAAAGCAGCGAAGCGGCAGAAGAAAATATTTATCCGCATACAACAATGGCTGATATTATTAAACATTTAGAAGCAGAAGGCGGAACACTTTGGGAATATGTTATGAAAGTTGAAGGAGATAAATTCACGGAATATCTCAAAAAAGTATGGAAAACTATGAAATCTGCAATAAAAAGAGGTTTGGAAGCAGACGGAACTTTGCCGGGTGTTTTAAAATTGCACAGAAAAGCCCCCTCATATTATGTAAAAGCAAAAATGCAAAATAAGTTTGCCGAAGATGATACCTTTTTGTTTGCATACGCTCTGGCAGTTTCGGAAGAAAATGCTGCAGGCGGAGAAGTCGTAACAGCACCGACATGCGGTTCGTCAGGAATTTTGCCTTCTGTTTTGTATTTGTTTTATAAAAAACACAATTTTTCCGAAACAAGAATAATAAAAGCACTGGCAGTTGCCGGCTTAATAGGAAATTTAATAAAAGAAAATGCTTCTGTTTCGGGTGCAGATGTAGGTTGCCAAGGAGAAGTAGGAACAGCTTGTGCAATGGCAGCCGGTGCTTGTGCTCAATTGTTAGGCGGAACAACTTACCAAATTGAATATGCGGCATCATCCGGTTTAGAACACCATCTCGGATTAACTTGCGACCCTATTGCAGGGTTGGTGCAAGTGCCTTGTATTGAGAGGAATGCGTTTGGTGCTCAACGTGCTTTTGATTCAGCTCTTTATGCAATTCATTCCGACGGAAGACATCTCGTTCCGTTTGATAACGTTGTTGAAGTTATGGAACAAACAGGGCACGATTTGCCGAGTTTGTATAAAGAAACATCTTTGGGCGGATTGGCAACAATAGGTTTACACGGCAGAGATCCTAAGACTAATCAACCTTATGATAAACAAACATAA
- a CDS encoding S41 family peptidase, producing MPKKILKIAFIAIFVFLSVKSFSQIDQEQIYKFNQVIENINNFYVDSIDVTKLVKSAIVATLKELDPHSVYFDKEELEELNRGLVGSFVGVGITYDIIKDTVLVLSVTPDGPSEKAGLLPGDRIIKVGKEEIANNEIDDSKLKDLLAGEEGTKVTVFVKRTGQRRLKEIEIQRNKIPVKSIDAAYNISNEITYIKLKRFSATSVSEFNEVTEKLLIPGSNKIILDLRNNSGGYLYVSVKLLEKFLKKNSVVLYTKGENSPEKEYKTHLNGKFKHANLVVLINESSASAAEIVSGAIQDWDRGVVVGRRSFGKGLVQKPIYLVDGSMIRLTIAKYFTPSGRNIQKPYDKGIENYNHEIIDRLDKGELMNKDSVKYKNSSIYHTLNNKRIIYGGGGIMPDIFVELDTSEFPQFYKEFIKSGKVNEFVHLFVDKNRNFFNKSYSKFKDFSAKYNVYMKNIEELITYLYEGEEDNVLDYVDEIYTNDLAMTHIKALIAYDLYGRNEYFKIYNQKDKIVLKAVEILNDDKKYSEILNSNIIGEYVEK from the coding sequence ATGCCAAAAAAGATTTTAAAAATAGCTTTTATTGCAATTTTCGTATTCCTTTCAGTAAAAAGTTTTTCGCAAATTGATCAAGAGCAAATTTATAAATTTAACCAAGTTATTGAAAATATAAATAATTTTTATGTTGACAGTATTGATGTTACGAAGTTGGTTAAAAGTGCTATAGTTGCAACACTAAAAGAACTGGATCCGCATTCGGTTTATTTTGATAAAGAAGAACTTGAAGAATTAAACAGAGGACTTGTAGGAAGTTTTGTCGGTGTAGGAATCACGTATGATATTATAAAAGATACTGTTCTTGTACTTTCTGTTACGCCTGACGGTCCTTCCGAAAAAGCCGGTTTACTTCCGGGCGACAGAATTATTAAGGTAGGGAAAGAGGAAATCGCAAACAACGAAATAGATGATAGCAAATTAAAAGATTTGTTGGCAGGAGAGGAAGGTACAAAAGTAACAGTTTTTGTAAAAAGAACAGGGCAAAGAAGATTGAAAGAAATTGAAATACAAAGAAACAAAATTCCTGTTAAAAGTATTGATGCTGCTTATAATATTAGTAATGAAATTACATATATTAAATTAAAGCGATTTTCTGCAACATCAGTTTCCGAGTTTAATGAAGTTACTGAAAAACTATTAATACCCGGTTCAAACAAAATAATTTTAGATTTAAGAAATAACTCCGGAGGATATTTATACGTTTCGGTTAAGTTATTAGAAAAATTTTTAAAAAAGAACTCCGTTGTTCTATACACAAAAGGGGAAAACAGTCCTGAAAAAGAATATAAAACACATTTAAACGGAAAGTTTAAGCATGCGAACCTCGTTGTTCTTATAAATGAATCATCAGCATCTGCCGCTGAAATTGTAAGCGGTGCAATACAAGATTGGGACAGGGGTGTTGTAGTAGGCAGAAGATCGTTCGGAAAAGGATTGGTTCAAAAACCTATTTATTTAGTTGACGGCTCAATGATCAGGTTGACTATAGCAAAATATTTTACACCTTCCGGAAGAAATATTCAAAAACCTTATGATAAAGGTATAGAAAATTATAATCATGAAATTATTGACCGTTTAGACAAAGGAGAGCTGATGAATAAAGACAGTGTAAAATACAAAAATTCATCTATATATCATACATTAAATAATAAAAGAATTATATACGGCGGCGGCGGAATTATGCCTGATATTTTTGTAGAACTGGATACTTCTGAATTTCCTCAGTTTTATAAAGAATTTATTAAATCCGGAAAAGTAAATGAATTTGTTCATTTGTTTGTGGATAAAAATCGTAACTTTTTTAATAAAAGTTATTCGAAATTTAAAGATTTTAGTGCGAAGTATAATGTATATATGAAAAACATCGAAGAATTAATAACATATTTATATGAAGGGGAAGAAGATAATGTATTAGATTATGTTGATGAAATATATACGAACGATTTGGCAATGACTCATATCAAGGCATTAATAGCTTATGATTTATACGGAAGAAATGAATATTTTAAAATATATAACCAAAAAGATAAAATTGTATTAAAAGCTGTTGAAATCTTAAATGATGATAAAAAATATTCTGAAATATTGAACAGTAATATAATCGGGGAATATGTTGAAAAATAA
- a CDS encoding enoyl-CoA hydratase/isomerase family protein: MQYIKYEHKNRIVYITLNRPEKRNALNEKLVNELKQSIKLAEDDANIKVIVLKAEGKAFCAGADLGYLQKLQNFSYEENLQDSNNLMELYKMIYTSEKIFIAQVEGHAIAGGAGLATVCDFIFSVPEAKYGYTEVNIGFVPAIVSVFLIRKIGEAKSKELLLTGKIISAQEAADMNIFNFIEEKKEIQNAVDKFAQNLIDKTSADSLRITKQLIAKIQSFGYEEALNLAAEANAKSRETDDCKKGIDAFLLKKEINW, from the coding sequence ATGCAATACATTAAGTACGAACATAAAAACAGAATAGTTTATATAACTTTAAACCGTCCTGAAAAAAGAAATGCCCTTAATGAAAAATTAGTTAATGAATTAAAACAAAGCATCAAACTTGCCGAAGATGATGCGAATATAAAAGTTATTGTTTTAAAAGCCGAAGGCAAAGCTTTTTGTGCCGGTGCCGATTTAGGGTATCTCCAAAAATTACAAAACTTTTCTTATGAAGAAAATTTGCAAGATTCCAATAATTTGATGGAATTATATAAAATGATTTACACTTCAGAAAAAATCTTTATTGCACAGGTCGAAGGGCATGCTATTGCAGGCGGTGCAGGCTTAGCAACTGTTTGTGATTTTATTTTTTCAGTTCCGGAAGCAAAATATGGTTATACGGAAGTAAATATAGGTTTTGTTCCGGCAATTGTAAGTGTATTTTTAATACGAAAAATAGGAGAAGCAAAATCAAAAGAACTGCTTCTTACCGGCAAAATTATTTCGGCACAAGAAGCGGCAGATATGAATATTTTTAATTTTATAGAAGAAAAAAAAGAGATTCAAAATGCAGTTGACAAATTTGCTCAAAACCTTATTGACAAAACTTCTGCCGACTCTTTAAGAATTACTAAACAACTTATTGCCAAAATTCAAAGTTTTGGTTATGAAGAAGCTTTAAACTTGGCAGCAGAAGCAAATGCAAAATCAAGAGAAACAGACGATTGCAAAAAAGGTATTGATGCATTTCTTTTAAAAAAAGAAATTAATTGGTAA
- a CDS encoding FAD-dependent oxidoreductase: MKTTIKTAIDPVCNMVVKTEDSLTLKLKDTDYYFCSDGCKQKFERKRSDTPNDSNEEFDLIIIGGGPAGLTAGVYASILKLKAFLITKDLGGQAIDSTKIENYMGFDFITGPELIQKFHYQLVNSHYIDHLIGEADLIEKDDSGGFVVTASNGKKFKSKTVLVAPGMKRRTLNIPGESKFQRKGIFYGSIQDLSYLQNKNVAVVGGGNSALQLVEDLRSISKNIFLVSDTILTGDAVIIERVRKLKNVEIFEEHKINELYGGNFLTGLQIRKLGTGATKTLAVSGAQIAIGLRPNSSLVTKLVELNKKDEIIINYDCSTSCRGLFAAGDATSVYGKRIIIASGEGAKAVLAIKRFIIDSNKLKKI, from the coding sequence ATGAAAACCACAATAAAAACAGCAATCGACCCGGTTTGCAACATGGTCGTTAAAACGGAAGATTCGTTAACTCTGAAACTGAAAGATACCGATTATTACTTTTGCTCCGATGGTTGTAAACAAAAATTCGAGAGGAAAAGGTCGGATACTCCGAATGACAGTAATGAGGAATTTGATTTAATTATTATCGGAGGCGGGCCGGCCGGGTTAACAGCCGGTGTATATGCATCAATTCTGAAATTAAAAGCATTCTTGATTACCAAAGACTTAGGAGGGCAAGCCATTGACAGCACTAAAATAGAGAACTACATGGGATTCGATTTTATTACCGGTCCCGAGTTAATTCAAAAATTCCATTACCAGCTTGTTAATTCACATTATATCGACCATCTTATAGGTGAAGCGGATTTAATTGAGAAAGATGACAGCGGCGGTTTTGTTGTTACTGCATCCAACGGAAAAAAATTCAAATCGAAAACGGTACTGGTTGCACCCGGAATGAAACGAAGGACTTTAAATATTCCGGGGGAATCTAAGTTTCAACGAAAAGGAATCTTTTACGGTAGTATTCAAGACTTATCTTATCTGCAAAATAAAAATGTTGCAGTTGTCGGTGGTGGAAATTCAGCTCTGCAATTAGTTGAAGACCTTCGTTCTATCTCAAAAAACATTTTTCTGGTTTCTGATACAATTTTAACAGGAGATGCAGTAATTATCGAACGAGTCAGAAAGTTAAAAAATGTTGAGATTTTTGAAGAACATAAGATTAATGAACTTTATGGAGGTAATTTTCTGACAGGTTTGCAAATCAGAAAACTCGGAACCGGTGCAACCAAAACATTAGCTGTTTCAGGAGCACAAATTGCTATAGGATTACGCCCAAATTCGTCTTTGGTTACCAAACTTGTAGAACTGAACAAAAAGGATGAGATAATTATCAATTACGATTGCTCTACATCGTGCCGCGGACTGTTTGCTGCCGGCGATGCAACCAGTGTTTACGGCAAGCGAATAATAATTGCTTCGGGTGAAGGAGCAAAAGCTGTACTGGCAATAAAAAGGTTCATAATAGACAGCAATAAACTTAAGAAAATTTAA